ACTATCTGGTGGCGACCGACGCCATCGGCATGGGGCTGAACATGGACGTCGACCATGTGGCCTTCGCCCGCATCGTGAAGTTCGACGGCTTCGCCCCGCGCCGCCTGCGCGCGCCGGAGGTGGCGCAGATCGCCGGGCGCGCCGGGCGTCACATGCGCGACGGCACCTTCGGCACCACCGACGAGGTGGGGGAGCTGGAGGCCGACGTGGTCGACCGCGTCGAGAACCACCAGTTCGAGACGATCAAGACGCTGATGTGGCGCAACAGCAAGCTGCGCTTCGACACGCCGGGCTTCCTGCTGAAATCGCTGGAGGAGCGCCCGCCGATCCCGGAGCTGCTGCGCGCCCGCGACGCCGACGACCATCTGGCGCTCCAGGCGCTGGTCCGCGACCATGAGGTGATGGACCTCGCCAAGGGCCGCGACAACGTGCGCCTGCTCTGGGAGGTCTGCCAGGTCCCCGATTTCCGCAAGGTGCTGTCGGACGCCCACACCCGGCTGCTCGGGCAGATCTTCCGGCAGCTGCGCACCGGCATCGGGCGGCTGGACGAGGATTGGGCGGCCAGGCAGATTGCCCGGCTGGACCGCACCGAGGGCGACATCGACGCGCTGGTCGCCCGCATCGCCCACATCCGCACCTGGACCTACATCTCCAACCGGCCGAGCTGGCTGACCGACCCGGTGCACTGGCAGGCGCGCACCCGCGCCATCGAGGACAAGCTGTCCGACGCCCTGCACGAGCGGCTGACGCAGCGCTTCATCGACCGCCGCTCGGCCACGCTGGTCCGCACGCTGAAGGACGGGCGGGACCTGATCGGCGGCGTCCGTGCCGACGGCGAGGTGGTGGTGGAGGGGCACCCGGTGGGCCGGCTGGAGGGCTTCCGCTTCGTCCCCGACGCCCCGGAGCGGTCGGAGGAGGCCAAGTCCCTGCTGACCGCCGCCCGCCGCGCGCTGCGCGAGGAGGTGGCGTCCCGCCTGCGCGCCTTCGAGCAGGAACCGGACGACGTGTTCGCCCTCGGCCCGGACGGGGTGCTGACGGCGGACGGGTTGCCGGTGGCCCGGCTCGGCCCCGGCCCGTCGGTGCTGACCCCGGCGGTCCTGCCCTTCGACGAGGGGCTGCTCGACCAGGGGCAGCTCGACCGCGTGCGCGTCCGGCTGGAGCGCTGGGTGAAGGACCGCATCGCCGCCCGGCTGCGCCCCCTGCTGGCGCTGCGCGACGCGGCCGATCTCACCGGCGCCGCGCGCGGGCTGGCCTTCCAGCTCGTCGAGAACATGGGGGCGATGCCCCGCGCGCCGGTCGCCCCGCTGGTCGAAGGGCTGGAGAAGGCCGACCGCAAGGCGCTGTCCCGCCACGGGGTACGGCTCGGCGTCTCGCACCTCTACCTGACGGCGCTCGCCAAGCCGGGAGCGGTGGAGCTGCGCGGGCTGCTGTGGGCGGTGAAGCACCGTCTGCCCCTGCCCGTGCCGATCCCGCCGCCGGGCCGCGTCTCGGTGGAGGCGGCGGGCGCGCCGCCCGCCTTCTGGGACGCCATCGGCTACCCGGCGGCGGGACCGCGGGCGCTGCGGGTGGACATGCTCGACCGGCTGGAGACCGAGCTGCTGACCGCCGCCAAGGAGGGCCGGGCGGTGGCCGAGCCGGCGCTGGCCCAGATGATCGGCGCCAAGCCGGACGAGCTGGGCGCGGTGATGAAGGGGCTTGGCTACACCCGCTCGGTGGCGGAGGATGGGGCGGTCTCCTGGCGCCGCCGCCGCAACCCGCGCCACAAGCCCCGCCGCGAGACCCCGGTCAACGCCGACCACCCCTTCGCCAAGCTGCGCCAGCTTTCGGGAATTGGATGAGAAACGTGATTTTTCTGGTCACGATTGCCCACACCCTGACCCTCCCCCGCTGGGCGGGGGAGGGGATAACTCCCTCCCCTGCGAAGCGGGGGAGGGAAGGGGCCCGCGGCGCCAGCCGTGGGAAGGGTGGGGGCACCGCATGACCGACCTCGACGACAACGACAACTTC
The window above is part of the Azospirillum sp. TSH58 genome. Proteins encoded here:
- a CDS encoding helicase-related protein, with protein sequence MTSVLSSSGGGLGAGGRVVAVLGPTNTGKTHLAIERMLGHRTGMIGFPLRLLARENYDRIVSIKGRNAVALVTGEEKILPPSPSYWVCTVESMPLDRAVDFLAVDEVQLCADPERGHIFTDRLLNARGLVETMFLGSDTVQPLIRRLVPRAEFISRPRFSQLTYAGYRKLTRLPPRSCVVAFSATDVYALAEMIRRQRGGTAVVLGALSPRTRNAQVGLYQAGEVDYLVATDAIGMGLNMDVDHVAFARIVKFDGFAPRRLRAPEVAQIAGRAGRHMRDGTFGTTDEVGELEADVVDRVENHQFETIKTLMWRNSKLRFDTPGFLLKSLEERPPIPELLRARDADDHLALQALVRDHEVMDLAKGRDNVRLLWEVCQVPDFRKVLSDAHTRLLGQIFRQLRTGIGRLDEDWAARQIARLDRTEGDIDALVARIAHIRTWTYISNRPSWLTDPVHWQARTRAIEDKLSDALHERLTQRFIDRRSATLVRTLKDGRDLIGGVRADGEVVVEGHPVGRLEGFRFVPDAPERSEEAKSLLTAARRALREEVASRLRAFEQEPDDVFALGPDGVLTADGLPVARLGPGPSVLTPAVLPFDEGLLDQGQLDRVRVRLERWVKDRIAARLRPLLALRDAADLTGAARGLAFQLVENMGAMPRAPVAPLVEGLEKADRKALSRHGVRLGVSHLYLTALAKPGAVELRGLLWAVKHRLPLPVPIPPPGRVSVEAAGAPPAFWDAIGYPAAGPRALRVDMLDRLETELLTAAKEGRAVAEPALAQMIGAKPDELGAVMKGLGYTRSVAEDGAVSWRRRRNPRHKPRRETPVNADHPFAKLRQLSGIG